The Setaria italica strain Yugu1 chromosome IX, Setaria_italica_v2.0, whole genome shotgun sequence genome has a window encoding:
- the LOC101781056 gene encoding alpha N-terminal protein methyltransferase 1, with translation MDSRGFDSAGRVFSNATEMWVEELGSTATATTSAAAEAEAAPTTAAAAGNGDAGEEASGDGKRKEWYSKAIAYWQGVEASTEGVLGGYGCVNDADVKGSDAFLRPLLAERFGTAKRHLVALDCGSGIGRVTKNFLLRHFNEVDLVEPVSHFLEAARENLTGCMDQGEDSHKAANFYCVPLQDFTPEEGRYDVIWIQWCIGQLPDDDFISFFNRAKVGLKPDGFFVLKENIARNGFVLDKVDNSVTRSDPYFRELFKKCGLYILSVQDQKELPKELFAVKMYALVTSQPKMQNSGKRRRPKNKPRMICS, from the exons aTGGATTCCCGCGGATTCGATTCAGCCGGCCGCGTCTTCTCCAACGCCACAGAGATGTGGGTGGAAGAGCTcggctccaccgccaccgccacgacctccgccgccgcggaagCTGAAGCTGCcccgaccaccgccgccgccgcaggcaaCGGTGACGCCGGGGAGGAAGCGAGCGGCGACGGGAAGCGCAAGGAGTGGTACTCCAAGGCTATCGCCTACTGGCAA GGCGTGGAGGCGTCGACGGAGGGGGTCCTGGGAGGTTACGGGTGCGTGAACGACGCGGACGTCAAGGGCAGCGACGCCTTCCTCCGCCCTCTCCTCGCCGAGCGGTTCGGCACCGCGAAGCGTCATCTCGTTGCCCTTG ATTGTGGCTCGGGTATTGGACGCGTTACAAAGAATTTTCTTCTTAGGCATTTCAATGAG GTTGATCTTGTCGAGCCAGTATCTCATTTTCTTGAAGCTGCACGGGAAAATCTTACTGGATGTATGGACCAAGGAGAAGACTCACACAAGGCTGCCAACTTTTACTGTGTGCCACTTCAG GACTTTACTCCCGAGGAAGGAAGATATGATGTGATATGGATTCAGTGGTGCATAGGGCAACTTCCTGATGAtgatttcatttcattttttaatCGTGCCAAG GTTGGGCTGAAACCTGATGGATTTTTTGTTCTGAAAGAGAACATTGCAAGAAATG GATTTGTGTTAGACAAGGTGGATAACAGTGTCACTAGATCCGATCCATACTTTAGGGAGCTATTTAAAAAGTGTGGATTATATATCCTCAGTGTTCAG GACCAGAAGGAGCTCCCAAAGGAACTATTTGCTGTCAAAATGTATGCACTGGTGACCAGTCAACCAAAAATGCAGAATAGTGGAAAGAGAAGGCGACCTAAAAATAAACCTCGTATGATCTGTTCTTGA
- the LOC101780654 gene encoding dihydroceramide fatty acyl 2-hydroxylase FAH1 — protein MVVQEFTVDLNKPLVFQVGHLEERYQEWVHQPIVSKEGPRFFGNDVLEFLTRTKWWAVPTIWLPVVCYFFVKSILMGHTIQEVVLIALFGIFIWTLIEYTLHRFLFHIETKTYWSNTAHYLLHGCHHKHPMDSLRLVFPPTATAILCFPFWNLVAFFATPSTTPALFGGGLLGYVMYDCTHYYLHHGQPSKDPAKHLKRYHLNHHFRIQDKGFGITSTLWDTIFGTLPPSATTGKKN, from the exons ATGGTTGTCCAGGAGTTCACTGTTGATCTGAACAAGCCTCTTGTTTTCCAG GTTGGCCATCTTGAGGAACGTTACCAGGAATGGGTTCACCAACCTATCGTCAGCAAGGAGGGTCCACGTTTTTTCGGAAATGATGTCCTGGAG TTCTTGACACGCACAAAGTGGTGGGCTGTGCCAACCATATGGCTGCCTGTTGTTTGCTACTTCTTCGTGAAGTCTATTCTGATGGGTCATACCATTCAGGAAGTAGTTCTGATAGCTCTGTTTGGAATATTTATTTGGACATTGATTGAATATACTTTGCACCGTTTCCTATTCCACATTGAGACCAAAACCTACTG GTCAAACACCGCACATTACCTTCTTCATGGGTGCCACCATAAGCACCCTATGGACTCTCTCAGGCTTGTATTTCCTCCTACTGCAACAGCAATTTTGTGTTTCCCA ttcTGGAACCTGGTTGCTTTCTTTGCAACTCCATCTACCACTCCTGCATTGTTTGGAGGTGGTCTATTGGGATATGTGATGTATGATTGCACCCACTACTATCTGCACCATGGACAACCATCCAAGGACCCAGCAAAACATCTCAAG CGGTATCACCTCAACCACCACTTCAGAATCCAAGACAAGGGCTTTGGCATCACCTCAACGCTCTGGGACACTATTTTTGGTACATTGCCTCCATCGGCGACAACTGGGAAGAAGAACTGA